In Gemmobacter sp. 24YEA27, a genomic segment contains:
- the scpA gene encoding methylmalonyl-CoA mutase, translated as MSDQNTPDLASWEALASKELKGKPASSLNWQTLEGIEVKPLYTAADLEGLPQLGELPGVAPFTRGPRATMYAGRPWTIRQYAGFSTAEESNAFYRKNLAAGQQGVSVAFDLATHRGYDSDHPRVVGDVGKAGVAIDSVEDMKILFDGIPLDKVSVSMTMNGAVIPILASFIVAGEEQGHARSLLSGTIQNDILKEFMVRNTYIYPPEPSMRIIADIIEYTSKEMPKFNSISISGYHMQEAGANLVQELAYTLADGREYVRAALAAGMPVDEFAGRLSFFFAIGMNFFMEIAKLRAARMLWTRIMQEFEPKKLSSLMLRTHCQTSGVSLQEADPYNNVVRTAYEAMSAALGGTQSLHTNALDEAIALPTEFSARIARNTQLILQEETGITHVVDPLAGSYYVESLTAQLAEEAWKLIEEVEAMGGMTKAVASGMPKLRIEETAARRQAMIDRGEEVVVGVNKYRKAKEDPIDILEIDNMAVRDAQIARLDQIRATRDQVACDAALLELGRRTVEGGNLLEAAVECARMRASLGEISLAMEGTFGRHRAEVKTLAGVYGAAYEGDAGFEAIQKDVEAFAEEEGRRPRMLVVKMGQDGHDRGAKVIATAFADIGFDVDVGPLFQTPEEAAQDAIDNDVHIIGISSQAAGHKTLAPLLIAALNKAGAGDIMVICGGVIPQQDYDYLKKAGVKAIFGPGTNIPDAAKEILDLIRATRA; from the coding sequence ATGAGCGATCAGAACACCCCTGACCTGGCCTCCTGGGAGGCCTTGGCCTCGAAGGAGCTGAAGGGCAAACCTGCCTCCAGCCTGAACTGGCAGACGCTGGAGGGGATCGAGGTCAAGCCACTCTATACGGCGGCCGATCTGGAGGGGCTGCCGCAACTGGGCGAGCTTCCGGGCGTGGCGCCCTTCACCCGTGGTCCGCGCGCGACGATGTATGCGGGCAGGCCCTGGACGATCCGGCAATATGCCGGGTTTTCGACCGCCGAAGAGAGCAATGCTTTCTACCGCAAGAACCTTGCGGCGGGGCAGCAGGGGGTTTCGGTCGCCTTCGATCTGGCCACGCACCGGGGCTATGACAGCGATCATCCGCGTGTGGTGGGGGATGTGGGCAAGGCCGGTGTGGCAATCGATTCTGTCGAGGATATGAAGATCCTGTTCGACGGCATTCCCCTGGACAAAGTCTCGGTTTCCATGACGATGAATGGTGCGGTGATCCCGATCCTCGCCTCGTTCATCGTGGCGGGGGAAGAGCAGGGCCATGCGCGCAGCCTGCTGTCGGGCACCATTCAGAACGACATTCTGAAAGAGTTCATGGTCCGCAACACCTATATCTATCCGCCCGAGCCAAGCATGCGGATCATCGCGGATATCATCGAATATACCTCGAAGGAGATGCCGAAATTCAATTCGATCTCGATCTCAGGCTATCACATGCAGGAGGCGGGGGCGAACCTCGTCCAGGAGCTGGCCTATACGCTGGCCGACGGGCGCGAATATGTCCGGGCGGCGCTGGCGGCGGGGATGCCGGTTGATGAATTCGCCGGAAGGCTGTCCTTCTTTTTCGCCATCGGCATGAATTTCTTCATGGAGATCGCGAAACTCAGGGCGGCGCGGATGCTCTGGACCCGCATCATGCAGGAGTTTGAACCGAAGAAGCTGTCTTCGCTGATGCTGCGCACTCATTGCCAGACATCCGGCGTCAGCCTGCAGGAGGCCGATCCCTATAACAACGTGGTCCGCACCGCCTATGAGGCGATGTCTGCGGCTTTGGGCGGCACGCAGTCACTCCACACCAATGCGCTCGACGAGGCGATTGCGCTGCCGACCGAGTTCTCGGCCCGGATCGCAAGGAACACCCAGCTGATCTTGCAGGAAGAGACTGGCATCACCCATGTCGTCGATCCGCTGGCCGGGTCTTACTATGTCGAAAGCCTGACCGCACAGCTGGCGGAAGAAGCCTGGAAGCTGATCGAAGAGGTCGAGGCGATGGGAGGCATGACCAAGGCGGTGGCCTCGGGCATGCCGAAGCTGAGGATCGAGGAAACCGCGGCCCGGCGTCAGGCCATGATCGACCGCGGCGAAGAGGTTGTGGTCGGCGTCAACAAATACCGCAAGGCGAAAGAAGACCCGATCGACATCCTCGAGATCGACAATATGGCGGTGCGCGACGCCCAGATCGCGCGGCTTGATCAGATCCGCGCGACCCGTGACCAGGTGGCCTGTGATGCGGCGCTGCTGGAACTGGGGCGACGCACCGTCGAGGGCGGCAATCTGCTGGAAGCCGCCGTCGAATGCGCGCGGATGCGGGCGTCGCTTGGCGAGATCAGCCTCGCGATGGAAGGCACATTCGGGCGTCACAGGGCGGAGGTGAAGACTTTGGCAGGGGTATACGGGGCCGCCTATGAGGGCGATGCGGGTTTCGAGGCGATCCAGAAAGACGTCGAGGCTTTCGCGGAAGAAGAGGGCCGCCGGCCCCGGATGCTGGTCGTGAAAATGGGCCAGGACGGGCATGATCGCGGCGCGAAAGTGATCGCGACCGCCTTTGCCGATATCGGATTTGACGTGGATGTGGGGCCTTTGTTCCAGACCCCGGAAGAGGCGGCGCAGGATGCCATCGACAATGACGTCCACATTATCGGCATCTCATCCCAGGCGGCGGGGCATAAGACACTCGCGCCGCTGCTGATTGCGGCGCTGAATAAGGCCGGTGCGGGTGATATCATGGTGATATGTGGTGGCGTGATCCCGCAACAGGATTACGACTACCTGAAAAAGGCCGGGGTGAAGGCGATTTTCGGGCCGGGCACCAATATCCCCGATGCAGCGAAAGAGATCCTCGACCTGATCCGGGCGACACGCGCCTGA
- a CDS encoding glucoamylase family protein, whose product MRAELFSVERLEQHAVTLAAAQSVASHRNRMPPLRRRLDANARVLLAAWRASAREVAAGHDVVPAADWLLDNYHLVEAQIREIRTDLPDGYYRLLPKLAEGPFAGYPRVFGIAWAFVAHTDSHFDPKILRRFLVAYQTVQPLTIGELWAVAITLRIVLVENLRRLADQMTLGRAERAEADSLADQICAPGQAHAALLPEVERRARGPLSEVFAAQLAKRLRDRDPRTNPALGWLEERLEAQGTSIDTVVRHAQERQGASNVTLRNVVTAMRSISATDWADLFESVSLVEARLREQPGYGAMDFSSRNLYRSAIEDLSRGSALSETAVVEQARARTEAHQAGEAQADPGWSLIAAGRQAFERQIGFRPSARQRFRRWGIAAGLRGYLGTICGLTLALLALCAVWVADSGSGLIWLLAMVLPVSGVAVMLVDRVAGAGLGATLLPGLDLRGGVPEQLRTVVVVPVLVTGSKDLEDQIGTLEVHHLSGAGGDLTFILLTDNVDAPQEVMPEDAALLAQAEAGIAALNRCYPPGPAGPRFLHLHRPRQFNPAEGVWMGWERKRGKLHELNRLLRGATDTRFRTADGQVPAVPAAVRYVITLDADTRMPRDTAARLIGKIAHPLNRPVLDPEVQRVTSGYGILQPRVTPALEPGAPATLYHKASAGPGGMDPYASAASDLWQDLFGEGAFTGKGIYDIDAFEAAMRGRVPENSLLSHDLLEGIFARAGLASDVELVETFPGRTDIAARRQHRWTRGDWQLLRWLFAPAVPMLGRVRMADTLRRSLIAPSMLAALVLGWVLPGGAALAATLLLLAALAVPLVWPTVLGLIPHRAGLDLSGLLRQAAGDLAMTGLRVGLAVTFLADTAWRMMDAILRSLWRTGVSHRHLLQWTTAAQAAGGARPGPWRLAGFMAGGIGLGVALVVVAVLIAPAAAPLALPFAALWLCAPLIAWRISHASARSPQETLTPDAARDLRLIARATWSYFETFVTAEHRHLPPDNFQEIPVPLTAARTSPTNMGLYLLSCVAARDFGWIGTIEATARLEATLATMQALPKQKGHFYNWYRTLDDEVLSPAYVSSVDSGNLAGHLIALANACDAWAMDDGLPDSETQRAGLTDTLSLARRSLGGRSQGGDVSGISALLDDLEAAILAPGEGIAWPAILRLAVKAKGALASDPLADSLRGWLQALCDQCTCNAHPHDPEALPPRLHVLSAKAREMALAMDFAFLFDPDRKLLSIGWSRDDNALDESCYDLLASEARLASLFAIAKGDVPVRHWFRLGRSARPARGGSVLVSWSGSMFEYLMPALVMEEPAGSLLDQTSRQVVSWQRAYGRQSGIPWGISESGFNARDLDMNYQYSTFGIPGMGLKRGLATDLVVAPYATGLAAMFAPVRAQQNYAALEATGGRGRYGFYEALDFTPSRLPEGQAVAVVRSYMAHHQGMTIVAIANVLHSGRMRAHFHAEPMIRATELLLQERIPRDIPAVTPRPEAVVVPDSTTALDIQRMAQITGPPQGPPFSHLLSNGQLSVMLTATGGGYTRWGDIALTRWQPDPTCDTDGLRIWLRDLADGRLYPVAGSAVAEDREVQYFEDRALFAHRAGTLTTTMDVLVSGEDDTEVRRVSISSSSRRPREVELTSYLGLALTTPAADAAHPAFARMFVETEYLPEFGAIIATRRSRAADEAPVWAAHFLTVEGETAAAMQFETDRAAFVGRDNDMSSAQALRPGGRLAGGTGTVLDPVFALRQRVRIAAGGTVRLAFWTVAAPGRAELLDLIDRHHDRSAFDRARTLAWTQAQVQLRHLGATPLQAAAFQRLTAPILFSDPRFRARPDLIARGAGKQSALWPMGVSGDLPIVLLRIDDADDMAQVHEVLLAQEYWRGKRLAVDLVILNEHPASYVQGLQSAIDAALRGARTAGGSGGGQVYALRADLISPEARALLISVARVLLVARRGPLAEQIAAILAEDSDEEAVAAPRLRQRPAAASPPPVEELEFFNGIGGFARQGREYVTVLDGGAPTPAPWINVIANDSFGFQVSATGSTSAWAENSRENRLTPWSNDAVADPAGEAFYIRDDATGEVFSPTAAPLHQPGRHIARHGFGYSRFRHEAGGIGFDLLHFVPLTDPVRISRLTLRNLSGQPRRLTLISYAEPVMGPSRAGAAPFLITGHDAETGALFARNPWNIAFPDRVMFVDMAGAQCGFTADRTGFLGRGGTLASPLALGPGQALSGLSGAGLDPCMALERQVDLAPGEQVVTDHFLGQAASAEEAQSLILRLRASDPDALLAEVEAHWEAVLGTVQVTTPDRATDIMVNGWLQYQTLACRVQARAGFYQASGAYGFRDQLQDGMALTVPQPDRVRAHLLRAAGRQFPEGDVQHWWLPHSGQGVRTRISDDCVWLAYAVADYVSVTGDTSVLDEGVPFIEGPALAPGQHDAFFLPDVSGCKAALWQHCALGLDRAITLTGGLGLPLIGTGDWNDGMNRVGEGGRGESVWLGWLLLDTLRRFLPLAVSRDPARAARWQAHADGLRMALEREAWDGDWYRRATFDDGTWLGSAASAACRIDSIAQSWAALSGQADPVRTAQAMASLDRHLIRPKPGIALLFTPPFDKADPGSGPDPGYIAAYPRGLRENGGQYSHAAMWAVLARTKLRDGDGAARLFAMLNPVNHALTPEDTQRYKVEPYVVAADVYSVSPHEGRGGWTWYTGSAAWMYRAAVEGILGIRREGSYLRIAPCLPAHWPGFAAQLRIAGTSLDVSVTQGNSAPEGSVTAQGGEMRVALDGAQHRLRIHLQTGAA is encoded by the coding sequence GTGCGGGCAGAGCTTTTCAGCGTAGAGCGGCTGGAGCAGCACGCGGTCACGCTGGCCGCGGCACAATCGGTTGCCTCACATCGCAACAGGATGCCGCCGCTGCGCCGCAGGCTTGATGCCAATGCCAGGGTCCTGCTCGCCGCCTGGCGGGCCAGCGCCAGAGAAGTGGCTGCCGGGCATGATGTGGTTCCGGCGGCCGACTGGCTTTTGGACAATTATCATCTGGTCGAAGCGCAGATCCGCGAGATCCGCACCGATCTGCCCGATGGATATTACCGTCTTCTGCCGAAGCTGGCGGAGGGTCCGTTTGCGGGGTATCCGCGCGTCTTCGGTATCGCCTGGGCCTTTGTCGCCCATACCGACAGTCATTTCGACCCGAAAATCCTGCGCCGCTTTCTGGTGGCCTATCAGACGGTCCAGCCGCTGACGATCGGCGAGCTCTGGGCCGTGGCCATCACCCTTCGCATCGTGCTGGTCGAGAATCTGCGGCGGCTTGCAGATCAGATGACGCTGGGCCGGGCCGAGCGGGCCGAGGCCGACAGCCTTGCCGATCAGATCTGTGCCCCGGGTCAGGCCCATGCGGCGCTGCTGCCCGAGGTCGAACGGCGCGCGCGTGGCCCCCTGTCAGAGGTATTCGCGGCCCAGCTGGCCAAACGCCTGCGCGACCGCGATCCGCGCACCAATCCGGCACTTGGCTGGCTCGAGGAACGGCTGGAGGCTCAGGGGACAAGCATCGATACGGTCGTGCGTCACGCCCAGGAACGGCAGGGGGCGTCAAACGTCACGCTGCGCAATGTGGTGACCGCGATGCGCAGCATCTCGGCCACTGACTGGGCCGATCTCTTTGAAAGCGTCAGTCTGGTCGAGGCACGGCTTCGGGAACAGCCGGGCTATGGCGCGATGGATTTTTCCAGCCGCAACCTGTACCGCAGCGCCATCGAAGACCTGTCGCGCGGCAGCGCGCTCAGCGAGACTGCCGTCGTGGAACAGGCGCGGGCCCGCACAGAAGCGCACCAGGCGGGAGAGGCGCAGGCCGATCCGGGCTGGTCGCTGATCGCCGCCGGACGGCAGGCTTTCGAGCGGCAGATCGGGTTTCGCCCCTCTGCCCGGCAGCGCTTTCGCCGTTGGGGGATCGCTGCGGGCTTGCGGGGCTATCTTGGCACGATCTGCGGTCTGACGCTGGCCCTGCTGGCGCTCTGCGCGGTTTGGGTGGCGGACAGCGGCTCCGGTCTCATCTGGCTCCTCGCGATGGTGCTGCCGGTCAGCGGCGTTGCGGTGATGCTGGTGGACCGGGTGGCGGGCGCCGGCCTCGGGGCGACGTTGCTCCCAGGTCTTGATCTGCGGGGCGGAGTGCCGGAACAGCTGCGCACCGTCGTTGTTGTGCCGGTTCTGGTCACCGGCAGCAAGGATCTGGAAGACCAGATCGGGACGCTGGAGGTGCATCACCTTTCCGGGGCAGGGGGAGATCTGACCTTCATCTTGCTGACGGATAATGTGGATGCCCCGCAGGAGGTTATGCCGGAAGATGCAGCGCTGCTGGCTCAGGCAGAGGCAGGTATCGCCGCCCTGAACCGCTGCTATCCGCCGGGGCCGGCCGGTCCGCGCTTCCTTCATCTGCACCGCCCCCGGCAGTTCAATCCCGCCGAAGGTGTCTGGATGGGGTGGGAGCGTAAGCGCGGCAAACTGCATGAGCTGAACCGCCTGTTGCGCGGTGCGACGGATACCCGCTTTCGCACAGCCGACGGCCAGGTGCCGGCCGTTCCCGCTGCGGTGCGCTATGTCATCACGCTGGACGCCGACACCCGGATGCCGCGTGACACCGCGGCGCGTCTGATCGGCAAGATTGCCCATCCGCTGAACCGACCGGTCCTTGACCCGGAGGTGCAGCGCGTGACCAGTGGCTATGGCATCCTGCAGCCGCGCGTCACCCCGGCGCTGGAGCCGGGTGCCCCGGCGACGCTTTATCACAAGGCCAGCGCCGGTCCAGGCGGGATGGATCCCTATGCATCCGCAGCCTCGGATCTGTGGCAGGATCTGTTCGGCGAGGGCGCCTTCACCGGCAAGGGCATTTATGACATCGACGCTTTTGAGGCCGCGATGCGCGGTCGGGTGCCCGAGAACTCCCTGCTGAGCCATGATCTGCTGGAGGGGATCTTTGCCCGCGCCGGTCTTGCCTCGGATGTAGAGCTGGTCGAGACATTTCCGGGTCGCACCGACATTGCAGCGCGCCGCCAGCATCGCTGGACACGGGGCGACTGGCAGCTCCTGCGCTGGCTTTTTGCGCCCGCCGTGCCGATGCTGGGCCGGGTCAGGATGGCCGACACGCTGCGTCGCTCGCTGATCGCGCCGTCGATGCTGGCGGCGCTGGTGCTGGGATGGGTGCTGCCGGGAGGGGCCGCACTGGCGGCGACGCTGCTGCTGCTCGCCGCTCTGGCAGTGCCGCTGGTGTGGCCGACGGTTCTCGGGCTGATTCCGCACCGGGCCGGGCTGGATCTGTCGGGCCTGTTGCGCCAGGCGGCGGGCGATCTGGCGATGACGGGCCTGCGGGTCGGGCTGGCGGTGACATTCCTTGCCGATACCGCCTGGCGGATGATGGATGCGATCCTGCGCAGCCTGTGGCGGACCGGCGTTTCGCACCGCCATCTGCTGCAATGGACCACGGCGGCGCAGGCCGCGGGCGGGGCGAGACCCGGGCCGTGGCGCCTTGCAGGTTTCATGGCCGGCGGCATTGGCCTCGGCGTTGCGCTGGTGGTGGTGGCTGTGCTCATTGCGCCCGCAGCGGCGCCGCTCGCGCTGCCTTTTGCAGCATTGTGGCTTTGTGCGCCGTTGATTGCCTGGCGGATCAGCCATGCATCGGCCCGGTCGCCGCAGGAGACCCTTACCCCCGATGCGGCGCGGGATCTGCGGCTGATTGCCCGCGCCACCTGGTCCTACTTTGAGACCTTTGTGACGGCGGAGCACAGACACCTGCCGCCCGACAATTTTCAGGAAATTCCGGTGCCGCTGACAGCGGCCCGCACATCGCCCACCAATATGGGCCTCTATCTGCTGTCTTGCGTGGCGGCGCGCGATTTCGGCTGGATCGGCACAATAGAGGCCACTGCGCGGCTGGAGGCGACGCTTGCCACGATGCAGGCGCTGCCGAAGCAAAAGGGCCACTTTTACAACTGGTACCGGACCCTGGATGACGAGGTGCTCAGCCCGGCCTATGTCTCTTCGGTGGACAGCGGCAATCTGGCGGGACATTTGATCGCCCTGGCAAATGCCTGCGACGCCTGGGCGATGGATGACGGCTTGCCGGACAGCGAAACCCAACGCGCGGGTCTCACCGACACGCTCAGCCTTGCCCGCCGGTCACTGGGGGGGCGCTCACAGGGGGGAGATGTTTCCGGGATCAGCGCGCTGCTCGACGATCTGGAAGCCGCGATCCTCGCCCCGGGCGAGGGCATTGCCTGGCCTGCCATCCTGCGTCTCGCCGTCAAGGCAAAGGGCGCTTTGGCGAGCGATCCGCTGGCTGACAGCCTGCGGGGATGGTTGCAGGCCCTGTGCGATCAATGCACCTGCAATGCCCATCCGCATGATCCCGAAGCATTGCCGCCGCGCCTGCACGTCCTGTCAGCAAAGGCACGGGAAATGGCGCTGGCGATGGATTTCGCCTTCCTTTTTGATCCCGATCGCAAGCTCCTGTCGATCGGCTGGTCGCGTGACGACAACGCCCTTGACGAGAGCTGCTATGATCTGCTGGCATCCGAGGCCCGGCTGGCAAGTCTTTTTGCCATCGCCAAAGGCGATGTTCCGGTGCGTCACTGGTTCCGGCTGGGCCGCTCGGCCAGGCCGGCGCGGGGCGGTTCGGTGCTGGTGTCCTGGTCGGGCTCGATGTTCGAATATCTGATGCCGGCGCTGGTGATGGAGGAGCCGGCGGGAAGCCTGCTGGATCAGACCAGCCGGCAGGTGGTGTCCTGGCAGCGCGCCTATGGCCGCCAGAGCGGCATTCCCTGGGGCATATCGGAATCCGGCTTCAATGCCCGCGATCTGGATATGAATTACCAGTATTCCACCTTTGGCATCCCGGGGATGGGGCTGAAGCGCGGGCTTGCCACCGATCTGGTGGTGGCCCCCTATGCCACCGGGCTTGCAGCTATGTTCGCACCGGTCAGGGCTCAGCAAAACTATGCCGCGCTGGAGGCGACAGGCGGTCGCGGGCGCTACGGCTTTTATGAGGCGCTGGATTTCACCCCCTCGCGGCTGCCCGAAGGCCAGGCCGTTGCCGTGGTGCGCAGCTATATGGCGCATCATCAGGGCATGACCATCGTTGCCATCGCGAATGTTCTACATTCCGGCCGCATGAGAGCGCATTTCCATGCCGAGCCGATGATCCGCGCCACCGAGCTCCTGTTGCAGGAACGCATTCCGCGCGACATTCCGGCGGTGACCCCGCGACCCGAGGCGGTTGTTGTTCCAGACAGCACGACCGCGCTCGACATTCAGCGTATGGCGCAGATCACGGGCCCGCCGCAGGGGCCGCCTTTCAGCCATCTGCTGTCGAACGGGCAGCTTTCGGTGATGCTGACCGCAACGGGCGGCGGCTATACCCGCTGGGGAGACATCGCGCTGACGCGCTGGCAACCCGATCCGACCTGCGACACTGACGGCCTCAGGATCTGGCTGCGGGATCTGGCGGATGGGCGCCTTTATCCGGTTGCAGGCTCAGCCGTGGCCGAAGACCGCGAAGTGCAGTACTTCGAGGATCGCGCCCTGTTTGCGCATCGTGCGGGCACGCTGACCACGACAATGGATGTCCTGGTGTCGGGCGAGGACGACACCGAGGTGCGGCGGGTTTCGATCAGCTCTTCCTCGCGGCGCCCGCGCGAGGTGGAGCTGACCTCTTACCTCGGCCTCGCGCTGACCACACCGGCGGCAGATGCGGCGCATCCGGCCTTTGCGCGGATGTTCGTCGAGACGGAATATCTGCCCGAATTCGGGGCGATCATAGCCACGCGCAGGTCGCGCGCGGCTGATGAGGCTCCGGTCTGGGCCGCCCATTTCCTGACGGTCGAGGGGGAGACTGCGGCGGCGATGCAATTTGAAACCGACCGCGCCGCCTTTGTCGGGCGCGACAATGACATGTCCTCGGCGCAGGCGCTGAGGCCCGGGGGCAGGCTGGCGGGCGGCACCGGCACTGTGCTTGATCCGGTCTTTGCGCTGCGCCAGCGCGTCAGGATCGCCGCCGGCGGCACGGTGCGGCTGGCATTCTGGACCGTGGCCGCGCCGGGCCGGGCCGAATTGCTGGACCTGATTGACCGCCACCATGATCGCAGCGCCTTTGACCGCGCCCGCACCCTGGCCTGGACCCAGGCCCAGGTGCAGCTGCGCCATCTCGGTGCGACCCCGCTGCAGGCGGCGGCGTTTCAGCGGCTGACCGCGCCGATCCTGTTCAGCGATCCGCGCTTTCGCGCCCGGCCCGATCTGATCGCCAGGGGGGCGGGCAAACAATCGGCGCTCTGGCCGATGGGGGTCTCGGGCGACCTGCCCATCGTGCTGCTGCGCATCGATGATGCCGATGACATGGCGCAGGTGCATGAGGTGCTGCTGGCGCAGGAATACTGGCGCGGCAAACGCCTCGCGGTGGATCTGGTGATCCTGAACGAGCATCCCGCCTCCTATGTTCAGGGGCTGCAATCGGCAATCGACGCCGCGCTGCGGGGCGCGCGCACTGCCGGGGGCAGCGGCGGGGGCCAGGTCTATGCCTTGCGCGCTGATCTGATCTCACCCGAGGCGCGGGCGCTGCTGATTTCGGTGGCACGGGTGCTTCTGGTGGCACGGCGCGGCCCCCTGGCCGAACAGATCGCCGCGATCCTGGCGGAGGATAGTGACGAAGAGGCGGTCGCCGCGCCGCGCCTGCGGCAGCGCCCCGCCGCGGCCAGCCCGCCTCCGGTCGAAGAGCTGGAGTTCTTCAACGGCATTGGCGGCTTTGCGCGGCAGGGACGGGAATATGTCACGGTCCTTGACGGGGGCGCCCCAACCCCCGCGCCCTGGATCAATGTCATCGCAAATGACAGCTTTGGCTTTCAGGTCTCGGCCACCGGCAGCACCAGCGCCTGGGCAGAGAACAGCCGTGAGAACCGCCTGACCCCCTGGTCGAACGACGCCGTGGCAGATCCGGCGGGCGAGGCGTTCTACATCCGCGATGACGCCACCGGCGAGGTGTTCTCGCCCACCGCCGCGCCCTTGCACCAGCCAGGCCGCCATATCGCGCGTCATGGCTTTGGCTACAGCCGGTTCCGGCATGAGGCGGGCGGGATCGGCTTTGATCTGCTGCACTTCGTCCCGCTGACCGACCCGGTCCGGATCTCGCGCCTGACGTTGCGGAACCTTTCGGGGCAGCCAAGGCGGCTGACTTTAATCAGCTATGCCGAGCCGGTCATGGGCCCGTCGCGTGCGGGCGCTGCGCCGTTCCTGATCACCGGCCACGATGCAGAAACCGGCGCGCTCTTTGCCCGCAATCCGTGGAACATCGCCTTTCCGGACCGGGTCATGTTCGTCGATATGGCGGGTGCGCAATGCGGCTTCACCGCTGATCGCACCGGGTTTCTGGGTCGGGGCGGCACTTTGGCCAGCCCCCTGGCGCTGGGCCCCGGGCAAGCGCTTTCGGGCCTTAGCGGCGCGGGCCTTGATCCCTGCATGGCGCTGGAACGCCAGGTGGACCTGGCGCCCGGAGAACAGGTCGTCACGGACCACTTCCTCGGCCAGGCGGCCTCTGCCGAAGAGGCGCAAAGCCTTATCCTCCGCCTGCGCGCAAGCGATCCTGATGCCTTGCTGGCCGAGGTCGAGGCGCATTGGGAAGCGGTGCTTGGTACGGTTCAGGTCACGACACCCGACCGCGCGACCGACATCATGGTAAACGGCTGGCTGCAATACCAGACGCTGGCCTGCCGGGTGCAGGCCCGGGCCGGGTTTTATCAGGCCAGCGGGGCCTATGGCTTTCGCGATCAGTTGCAGGATGGCATGGCGCTGACTGTGCCGCAGCCCGACCGGGTGCGCGCGCATCTCTTGCGCGCAGCCGGACGGCAGTTCCCCGAGGGCGACGTGCAACACTGGTGGCTGCCGCATTCCGGGCAGGGCGTCCGCACGAGGATCTCGGATGATTGCGTCTGGCTGGCCTATGCCGTCGCCGATTATGTTTCGGTGACGGGCGATACGTCGGTGCTGGACGAGGGGGTCCCCTTCATCGAAGGGCCCGCACTGGCGCCCGGCCAGCATGATGCCTTCTTCCTGCCCGATGTCTCTGGCTGCAAGGCGGCGCTCTGGCAGCATTGTGCGCTTGGGCTGGACCGGGCGATCACGCTCACAGGCGGGCTTGGCCTGCCGCTGATCGGGACGGGCGACTGGAATGATGGCATGAACCGGGTGGGCGAGGGCGGGCGGGGCGAGAGTGTCTGGCTTGGCTGGTTGCTGCTTGACACGCTGCGCCGCTTCCTTCCCCTGGCCGTGAGCCGCGATCCGGCCCGTGCCGCGCGCTGGCAGGCGCATGCCGACGGGCTGCGCATGGCGCTTGAGCGCGAAGCCTGGGACGGAGACTGGTACCGCCGCGCGACCTTTGACGACGGAACATGGCTTGGTTCTGCCGCAAGCGCCGCGTGCCGGATCGATTCCATTGCGCAAAGCTGGGCGGCGCTGTCGGGGCAGGCTGACCCCGTGCGCACCGCGCAGGCCATGGCATCGCTCGACCGGCACCTGATCCGTCCGAAACCGGGTATCGCCCTTCTGTTCACCCCGCCTTTTGACAAGGCTGATCCCGGATCTGGCCCCGATCCGGGCTATATCGCGGCCTACCCTCGCGGATTGCGCGAGAATGGCGGCCAGTACAGCCACGCGGCGATGTGGGCGGTGCTGGCGCGGACAAAGCTGAGAGATGGTGACGGGGCCGCGCGCCTTTTCGCGATGCTGAACCCGGTCAATCACGCGCTGACACCGGAAGACACGCAACGCTACAAGGTCGAACCCTATGTTGTGGCGGCCGATGTCTATTCTGTCAGCCCGCATGAGGGCAGGGGCGGCTGGACATGGTATACCGGCTCAGCGGCCTGGATGTATCGCGCGGCGGTCGAAGGCATTCTGGGCATCCGGCGCGAGGGGAGCTATCTGCGGATCGCCCCCTGTCTGCCTGCCCATTGGCCGGGCTTTGCCGCGCAGCTGCGCATCGCCGGCACCAGCCTTGATGTAAGCGTGACGCAGGGAAATTCTGCACCGGAAGGGTCGGTAACCGCGCAGGGCGGCGAGATGCGGGTCGCCCTGGACGGCGCGCAGCATAGGCTCAGGATCCACCTTCAGACCGGCGCTGCCTGA